The following coding sequences lie in one Periophthalmus magnuspinnatus isolate fPerMag1 chromosome 24, fPerMag1.2.pri, whole genome shotgun sequence genomic window:
- the LOC117393219 gene encoding piggyBac transposable element-derived protein 4-like: MDVDSAEEAVSEGETVLPDSPDMNLRDESSGGHSSCRGGTFRSCTPPSPTSRAWKTEEDPDVALPKLKFVPRRTPGIQAPLKSGTHTPLDIFSRFFDAEVWRLLCSNTNKSAARHQERGRKYHWTDVTPEELKKFIGLLLYMGVMNLPKMTDFWRKQTIFEVLLPATVMTRDRFKSILSFFHISDPEEDGQNDLARGTEKYDVLHRVQPLLEMLRTHCMAVYHPRQHISVDERMVATKARLSFKQYMRDKPTKWGLKFFVLVDKNGYTVEYQLYTGNPLLFRHLGQQGFGACGTYRQGRIGVPTTTENALTKRSPRGSIRWLRDGDLLFVKWMDTREVSMCTNVHSVYAGETVLRWRKKADGTYERVPIPRPTAVGEYNRYMGGVDTSDQLLGTNTVHRKTRRWYITVFQHMLDMAVTNSFIIFKEMSTIRGERPPTRQDFQEMLTSQLLGVPLKTKPKVPTSNHLPVPTSSGQSKRQKASMGRRQCVLCRRCTPWQCEECKVGLCLQVDRNCFRMYHTLPESEQ; encoded by the exons ATGGACGTGGACAGTGCTGAGGAGGCAGTGAGCGAAGGAGAGACTGTCTTGCCAGATTCACCTGA tatgaaTTTGAGAGATGAATCATCTGGTGGCCACAGTAGTTGCAGGGGGGGCACTTTCAGGAGCTGCACACCACCTAGTCCCACTTCCAGGGCATGGAAGACAGAAGAGGATCCTGATGTGGCGCTACCAAAACTGAAGTTTGTTCCCAGGCGGACACCAGGAATCCAAGCTCCTCTTAAAAGTGGGACACACACTCCTCTCGACATTTTCTCCAGGTTTTTTGATGCAGAGGTGTGGAGGTTACTATGCTCCAACACTAACAAAAGTGCAGCTCGAcaccaggagagagggagaaaatatCACTGGACTGATGTAACCCCTGAGGAGCTGAAGAAATTCATCGGTCTTCTGCTCTACATGGGAGTGATGAACCTCCCTAAAATGACAGACTTCTGGAGAAAACAGACCATCTTTGAAGTGCTCCTCCCCGCTACGGTCATGACACGGGACAGGTTCAAGagcattttgtcctttttccaCATCAGTGACCCTGAAGAAGATGGCCAAAATGACTTAGCCAGGGGAACTGAGAAGTATGACGTCCTTCACCGTGTCCAGCCACTTCTTGAGATGCTGCGGACCCACTGCATGGCTGTTTACCATCCTCGACAGCACATTTCGGTGGATGAACGGATGGTAGCCACCAAAGCAAGGCTGTCCTTCAAGCAGTACATGAGGGACAAACCTACAAAATGGGGCCTGAAATTTTTTGTACTGGTAGACAAGAATGGCTACACCGTCGAATACCAGCTGTACACCGGAAA CCCACTACTATTCCGCCACCTGGGTCAGCAAGGGTTTGGAGCCTGTGGAACTTACAGGCAGGGGAGGATCGGGGTTCCCACAACAACAGAGAATGCCCTGACAAAGAGATCTCCACGAGGGTCCATTCGCTGGTTGAGGGACGGAGACCTTTTATTTGTGAAGTGGATGGACACGAGGGAGGTGTCCATGTGTACAAATGTCCACTCGGTGTACGCTGGAGAGACGGTGCTGCGGTGGAGGAAGAAGGCAGATGGCACCTATGAAAGGGTGCCTATCCCCAGACCCACAGCGGTGGGCGAGTACAACCGCTACATGGGAGGAGTGGACACGTCTGACCAGCTGCTGGGCACTAACACGGTCCACAGAAAAACACGGAGGTGGTACATCACGGTTTTCCAACACATGTTGGACATGGCTGTTACCAACagctttattattttcaaagagATGTCGACCATCCGTGGCGAGAGACCCCCCACAAGGCAGGACTTTCAGGAGATGTTGACATCACAACTGTTAGGAGTTCCCCTAAAAACAAAGCCCAAAGTGCCCACCTCCAACCACCTCCCTGTCCCCACCAGTTCTGGACAATCAAAAAGGCAAAAGGCCAGTATGGGACGGCGTCAGTGTGTGctctgcagacgctgcactccCTGGCAGTGTGAGGAGTGTAAGGTGGGGCTTTGCTTGCAGGTGGACAGGAACTGTTTCAGGATGTACCACACTCTGCCTGAATCAGAACAGTAA